The following are encoded together in the Nodosilinea sp. PGN35 genome:
- a CDS encoding ASCH domain-containing protein produces MVAYNFKPRFAALVESGAKTQTIRAMGKRRHASAGDALQLYTGMRTKQCRLLLNATCLSTQKIEITFGGAVYIDDEWLHPCLVGPLAVADGFKGEDEFYEFFIKKAAFQGVLIKWERACTKCLRPPSLVGGPIYA; encoded by the coding sequence ATGGTGGCCTATAACTTCAAGCCTCGCTTTGCTGCACTGGTCGAGAGTGGAGCAAAGACCCAAACTATTAGGGCCATGGGTAAGCGCCGACACGCCAGTGCTGGAGATGCCTTGCAGCTCTACACCGGCATGAGAACTAAGCAGTGCCGACTACTTCTAAACGCCACTTGCCTATCGACTCAAAAGATAGAAATTACCTTTGGTGGGGCTGTCTATATTGATGATGAATGGCTACACCCTTGCCTGGTCGGCCCTTTAGCGGTTGCCGATGGCTTTAAAGGTGAAGATGAGTTTTACGAGTTTTTCATCAAGAAGGCAGCTTTTCAGGGCGTTCTTATCAAATGGGAACGTGCTTGTACCAAGTGTCTTAGGCCACCCTCGCTGGTGGGAGGGCCGATCTATGCCTAG
- a CDS encoding VapE domain-containing protein, with protein MTESTPILTASHKQEWQNSAVCDSIITRNVWSIDDTEEVDKLLRRYSNKGFKNSIGLAPGWAVAGVSPTTGERTLAGAQYKPDKPPTDPETKKPRKYFSPSRQALAPLFLEMEDGEYWSKLITDTSQAIAICEGAKKAGALLTKDIPAISIPGVATGGKLGRLRPELELFCAYGRVFYLFFDRDIVEKRQVRKALHNLGRMLAAKGAMVYVVQWPDQFKGIDDAIVAGIVPKVSMEQAPTLEEWKAEADEADTEAPEGEPCALARRYTMVFDRLKGRLRWNELKAQVELDGDPCDFDQLRLQLALSYNIQLPDVDCTTICSHIARQQSFSPVAEYLNHCAKLYPADSELLDSLGETYLGTTTELHRVYLRKTLISAVARAFWPGCKVDTVCILSGGQGVGKSSFWKVLAGEEWFDDTVGSSSDKDERLKLHQSWFIEWAELEAVFKRKDISAVKAFITTQTDQVRPPYGRSVQEFKRPSIIVGSTNETEFLADATGNRRYWVIPVEIPMVPLSQLAVERDRIWGAVVHSFRSGERWELPGELRDAAMEDALNYVNTDPWEKKVLDYAIDFREVTAADVLTIGLQLPFDRQGKREEMRVTNLLRLNGWRLVRRSVNGRRPRYWINPKFEEEVGSGRIEGGETLANQADRPTDRPTDRPPDRPQENDSTKAETVYPTGTRSDLTDLTGQIPKSGNKQDESQCSDLLPSMELPPIGAKVQITQGRFDGIIAWVVAHIDGQAEVKREGWMITRAYGASDLKILEVSSDAHG; from the coding sequence ATGACAGAATCTACACCAATTTTAACGGCGAGTCACAAACAAGAGTGGCAGAACTCAGCCGTTTGTGACAGCATCATCACCCGAAACGTCTGGAGCATCGACGACACCGAAGAGGTCGATAAACTCCTACGCCGCTACAGCAACAAGGGATTTAAGAACAGCATCGGCCTGGCCCCAGGGTGGGCCGTCGCCGGCGTCAGCCCCACCACCGGCGAGCGCACCCTAGCAGGAGCACAGTACAAGCCAGACAAGCCCCCTACCGACCCAGAGACCAAAAAGCCCCGTAAGTACTTCAGCCCCAGCCGTCAGGCCCTGGCTCCGCTGTTCCTCGAAATGGAGGACGGCGAGTATTGGAGCAAACTCATCACCGACACCAGCCAGGCGATCGCCATCTGCGAGGGAGCCAAGAAGGCCGGGGCATTGCTCACCAAGGACATACCGGCCATCAGCATTCCTGGGGTTGCCACCGGCGGCAAGCTGGGGCGACTCCGGCCAGAGCTGGAGCTGTTCTGTGCCTATGGCCGGGTGTTTTACCTGTTCTTCGACCGCGACATCGTAGAGAAACGCCAGGTGAGGAAGGCCCTGCACAACCTGGGGCGAATGCTGGCCGCCAAAGGGGCCATGGTCTACGTGGTGCAGTGGCCCGACCAGTTCAAGGGCATCGACGATGCGATCGTCGCTGGTATCGTGCCCAAGGTGTCTATGGAGCAGGCCCCCACCCTCGAAGAGTGGAAGGCCGAAGCCGACGAGGCCGACACCGAAGCCCCCGAGGGTGAGCCTTGCGCCCTGGCCCGCCGCTACACCATGGTCTTTGACCGCCTCAAGGGCCGTCTGCGCTGGAATGAGCTAAAAGCCCAGGTCGAACTCGACGGCGACCCCTGCGACTTCGACCAGCTACGGCTACAGCTCGCCCTTTCGTACAATATTCAGCTTCCCGATGTGGACTGCACCACCATTTGCAGCCACATTGCCCGCCAGCAGAGCTTTTCACCCGTCGCTGAATACCTCAACCACTGCGCCAAGCTCTACCCCGCCGATAGCGAGCTGCTGGATAGCCTGGGCGAAACCTACCTGGGCACCACCACCGAACTGCACCGCGTCTACCTGCGCAAAACGCTGATCTCTGCCGTGGCCCGCGCCTTCTGGCCAGGGTGCAAGGTCGATACCGTCTGCATCCTCAGCGGTGGCCAGGGCGTTGGCAAATCGAGCTTTTGGAAGGTGCTGGCTGGGGAGGAGTGGTTCGACGACACCGTAGGCAGCAGCAGCGACAAAGACGAGCGCCTGAAGCTGCACCAGAGCTGGTTTATCGAGTGGGCCGAACTGGAGGCGGTGTTTAAGCGAAAGGACATCAGCGCGGTGAAGGCCTTCATCACCACGCAGACCGACCAGGTGCGGCCCCCCTATGGGCGATCGGTGCAGGAGTTTAAGCGCCCCAGCATCATCGTGGGTAGCACCAACGAGACTGAATTTTTGGCCGACGCCACCGGCAACCGCCGCTACTGGGTGATTCCCGTCGAGATTCCGATGGTGCCCCTGTCCCAGCTCGCAGTAGAGCGCGATCGCATTTGGGGCGCGGTGGTGCACTCCTTCCGCAGCGGCGAACGGTGGGAGCTGCCCGGCGAGCTAAGGGACGCCGCGATGGAAGATGCGCTGAACTACGTCAACACCGATCCATGGGAAAAGAAGGTGCTTGACTACGCCATCGACTTTCGGGAAGTGACCGCCGCTGACGTGTTGACGATAGGGCTACAACTGCCCTTCGACCGGCAAGGCAAGCGCGAAGAAATGCGGGTGACCAACCTTTTGAGGCTAAACGGGTGGAGGTTGGTCAGGAGGTCGGTCAACGGAAGGCGTCCTAGATATTGGATAAATCCAAAGTTTGAGGAAGAGGTCGGATCAGGTCGGATCGAGGGGGGTGAAACCCTTGCAAATCAAGCTGACCGACCTACTGACCGACCTACTGACCGACCCCCTGACCGACCTCAAGAAAATGACTCTACGAAAGCTGAAACTGTCTACCCAACTGGCACACGATCCGACCTGACCGACCTGACCGGCCAAATTCCTAAGAGTGGAAATAAGCAAGATGAATCTCAATGCTCCGATTTACTCCCCTCTATGGAACTGCCTCCCATCGGCGCGAAGGTGCAAATCACCCAGGGCCGTTTCGATGGAATCATCGCCTGGGTGGTTGCCCACATCGACGGCCAGGCCGAGGTGAAGCGCGAAGGCTGGATGATCACGCGGGCCTATGGAGCCAGCGACCTGAAAATTTTGGAGGTGAGCAGCGATGCCCATGGATAG
- a CDS encoding DNA-binding transcriptional regulator encodes MKQIREMLGMTQQEFAGRLGVAMSTLSRWENGKGRALLSSGQFKLLMADLEPHGITLKDLPDDLSRPAGQS; translated from the coding sequence ATGAAACAGATCCGAGAAATGCTGGGGATGACCCAGCAGGAATTTGCCGGGCGGCTAGGAGTGGCGATGTCTACTCTGAGTCGATGGGAGAACGGGAAAGGGCGGGCGTTGCTTAGCTCTGGCCAGTTCAAACTCCTGATGGCTGACCTTGAGCCGCACGGCATAACGCTAAAAGACCTGCCAGACGATCTCAGTCGTCCAGCAGGTCAAAGTTAA
- a CDS encoding FHA domain-containing protein, which translates to MTVPRLTLFFGPDFGDPVWANIDYELSAPEQESAEWVLGRSPTAQLTINLRTVSNKHAAINYSYANNAWFISDLGSENGTWLNGKRVQPPKRPQPIAIGDRIDLGPRARIQVVENAQDTVPEHELGPPTIASTTPITTLPPDQPAVTPAPAPAPAPAPAPAPAPTTNADNINFALRWLATPTTWLGGIVRFMVAALAALVAVLIFDN; encoded by the coding sequence GTGACCGTGCCCCGGTTGACGCTCTTTTTCGGCCCTGATTTTGGCGATCCGGTTTGGGCCAACATCGACTATGAGCTGTCAGCCCCAGAGCAGGAAAGCGCAGAATGGGTGTTAGGCCGGAGCCCTACGGCTCAGCTCACCATAAACCTGCGAACAGTCAGCAACAAGCACGCCGCCATCAACTATTCCTACGCCAACAATGCTTGGTTTATCTCCGACCTGGGGAGCGAGAACGGGACATGGCTAAACGGGAAACGAGTGCAGCCCCCCAAGCGACCGCAGCCGATTGCAATCGGCGATCGCATCGACCTGGGGCCACGGGCCAGAATCCAGGTGGTAGAGAATGCCCAAGACACAGTGCCCGAGCATGAGCTGGGGCCGCCGACCATAGCCAGCACTACACCCATTACCACCCTCCCCCCCGATCAGCCAGCGGTGACACCAGCACCAGCACCAGCACCAGCACCAGCACCAGCACCAGCACCAGCACCGACGACCAATGCCGACAACATAAATTTTGCGTTGCGGTGGCTGGCCACCCCAACGACATGGTTGGGCGGAATCGTGCGGTTTATGGTGGCGGCCCTGGCGGCCCTGGTGGCGGTGCTGATTTTTGACAACTAG
- a CDS encoding Arm DNA-binding domain-containing protein: MYAKGRSKSNKGTVQIKESHGRLQLVFSHPVITADGELKTKRFYFSTGEEDTPLGQKRAAALAATIQRDIDYGEFDTSLDKYRPAASLSTVTPIAPPVPEPPPQPGLAELWEKYAQFKQPQVSQSTYAVDYRRYRNHIHKLPTDDLRDAIAIRDFLLANVTPNTAKRVLTNINACCDWAIRSQLIDHNPFRDMAGDVYLSKGDVEEMEAHLRAFHPVRASHYHQHQGTSA, from the coding sequence ATGTACGCAAAAGGCAGAAGCAAGTCCAATAAAGGCACCGTTCAGATCAAGGAATCCCACGGGCGCTTGCAGCTCGTCTTCTCCCACCCCGTCATCACGGCGGATGGCGAACTTAAGACCAAGCGGTTCTATTTTTCGACCGGGGAGGAGGACACGCCCCTGGGGCAGAAGCGGGCCGCGGCGCTGGCAGCCACCATCCAGCGAGATATCGACTACGGCGAGTTTGACACCAGCCTGGACAAGTACAGGCCTGCCGCCTCGCTATCGACGGTGACGCCCATTGCCCCACCAGTGCCGGAGCCACCACCGCAGCCGGGGCTAGCGGAGCTGTGGGAAAAGTACGCTCAGTTCAAGCAGCCCCAGGTTAGCCAGTCCACCTACGCGGTGGACTACCGCCGCTACCGCAACCACATCCACAAGCTGCCGACGGATGATCTAAGGGATGCGATCGCCATTCGCGACTTCCTGCTGGCCAATGTCACCCCCAACACGGCCAAACGGGTTCTGACCAACATCAATGCCTGCTGTGACTGGGCCATCCGCAGCCAGCTAATCGACCACAACCCCTTTCGGGATATGGCTGGCGATGTCTATCTCTCCAAGGGCGATGTGGAGGAGATGGAAGCACATCTACGAGCATTTCATCCTGTTCGAGCAAGCCATTACCATCAGCACCAGGGGACTAGCGCTTAA
- a CDS encoding formylglycine-generating enzyme family protein: MAAVSENLTLHRYKRTNKGYTEDLGDGVALTMMLIPAGEFVMGAPDNEPGSQDNERPQHLVKLPQFFMGRTPVTQAQWRVVASYDRVKTALKPSPSRFKGDGLPMEPVNWQQATEFCQRLSAKTQKNYHLPSEAQWEYACRAETTTAYHFGEQLTREVANYNPTIGQTTLAGKYPANRWGLQDMHGNIAEWCYDNWHSSYEGAPIEGSAWLSRNEYDSHVIRGGSWLSKARDCRSAYREACGPSIVGLSIGFRVCYSARRTL; encoded by the coding sequence GTGGCTGCTGTCTCCGAAAACCTGACGCTGCATCGCTACAAGCGCACCAACAAGGGCTATACCGAAGACTTGGGGGATGGGGTTGCGCTCACGATGATGCTCATACCTGCCGGGGAGTTTGTGATGGGTGCCCCAGACAACGAACCGGGGAGTCAAGATAATGAGCGCCCTCAGCATTTGGTAAAACTGCCGCAGTTTTTTATGGGCCGCACTCCGGTGACCCAGGCTCAGTGGAGGGTGGTAGCAAGCTACGACCGGGTGAAGACTGCTCTTAAGCCATCCCCCTCCAGATTCAAGGGGGATGGCTTGCCGATGGAGCCTGTGAATTGGCAGCAAGCCACAGAGTTTTGCCAGCGACTCTCGGCCAAAACCCAAAAAAATTACCACCTGCCCAGCGAGGCCCAGTGGGAATATGCTTGTCGAGCGGAAACAACAACGGCTTACCACTTTGGTGAGCAGCTCACTAGGGAGGTGGCTAACTACAATCCCACGATCGGCCAAACCACCCTAGCAGGCAAATACCCAGCCAATCGCTGGGGTCTACAAGATATGCACGGCAACATAGCTGAGTGGTGCTATGACAACTGGCACAGCAGCTACGAGGGTGCCCCCATCGAGGGCAGCGCTTGGCTGAGCAGGAATGAATATGATTCTCACGTTATACGTGGTGGCTCTTGGCTCAGCAAGGCGAGAGACTGCCGTTCCGCTTACCGCGAGGCATGTGGGCCTAGCATCGTCGGCCTTAGTATCGGTTTTCGGGTGTGTTATTCGGCCCGCAGGACTCTTTAG
- a CDS encoding MoxR family ATPase, protein MPWKYFHANTTQPQGMTQPPEPPPWRQFLPRKTVDGAEDERYWKDLHQLAAQDVRSVQRGQSFRVQFDAQGHSDIVDAVNAAIHLRRPLLVTGLPGSGKTSLAYAIAYELQLGPVLTWPITARANLVDALYRYDAIARLQDAQLDKTRQDSPATEEEGDLGDYIQLGPVGTAFLPSRLPRVLLIDEIDKSDLNLPNDLLNLFEEGEFEIPELVRRKRQRGADSTDLTVEVRTADPDMTAPVTNGRVKCCEFPIVIMTSNGERDFPPAFYRRCLRVKMPSPTPESLLPIVRSHFATADPTGWTEAETNLTAIIGDFLDKNHRSDRATDQLLNAIYLMTRNDSPTEAEMKRLQDLLFRRLSEAD, encoded by the coding sequence ATGCCCTGGAAGTACTTTCACGCCAATACCACCCAGCCCCAGGGCATGACCCAGCCCCCGGAGCCGCCGCCCTGGCGACAGTTTTTGCCCAGGAAAACGGTCGATGGGGCTGAGGACGAGCGGTACTGGAAAGATCTGCATCAGCTAGCGGCTCAAGATGTGCGCTCCGTGCAGCGGGGCCAGAGCTTTCGGGTGCAGTTTGATGCCCAGGGCCACTCCGACATCGTGGATGCCGTCAATGCCGCCATTCACCTGCGGAGACCGCTATTGGTGACCGGGTTGCCGGGGTCGGGCAAAACCTCGCTGGCCTACGCCATTGCCTACGAGCTTCAGCTTGGCCCGGTGCTCACTTGGCCAATCACCGCCAGGGCGAACCTGGTGGATGCCCTCTACCGCTACGATGCGATCGCCCGCCTGCAAGATGCCCAGCTCGACAAAACTCGCCAAGATTCCCCAGCCACCGAAGAAGAAGGCGACCTGGGCGATTATATTCAGCTTGGCCCCGTGGGCACGGCGTTCTTACCCTCCCGCCTGCCTCGGGTGCTGCTGATCGACGAAATCGACAAGAGCGACCTCAACCTGCCCAACGACCTGCTCAACCTGTTTGAAGAGGGCGAATTTGAAATTCCTGAGCTGGTGCGCCGCAAACGTCAGCGGGGTGCAGACAGCACCGACCTCACAGTAGAGGTGCGCACCGCTGACCCCGATATGACCGCACCCGTGACCAACGGCCGGGTCAAGTGCTGCGAATTCCCCATCGTGATTATGACCAGCAACGGCGAACGCGACTTTCCGCCCGCCTTCTACCGCCGCTGCCTGCGGGTGAAGATGCCCAGCCCTACCCCAGAGTCGCTGCTGCCCATTGTGCGATCGCACTTTGCCACCGCCGACCCCACCGGCTGGACAGAGGCCGAAACCAACCTGACGGCGATCATTGGCGACTTTCTAGACAAAAACCACAGGAGCGATCGCGCCACCGACCAACTCCTCAACGCCATCTACCTCATGACCCGCAACGACAGCCCCACTGAGGCTGAGATGAAACGCCTGCAAGACTTGCTGTTTAGACGTCTGAGCGAGGCCGACTGA
- a CDS encoding formylglycine-generating enzyme family protein produces MQTGQGSESPTNAVSRLISLLAEDRALTSIETAETLWLATKLERPAPTESEPTPPPAPEPLPPLPVDLSEPLEPEPLPPAPPTPQANIATPTPQAGVLPPQTLPVWLADPAMLTDALAVIRALRPLLRTVDTGIGTRLDEAATVETIARTRLCLPVLAPGQRPYFDIVLVVDRSSSMHIWQRLIKDVVRILKRYGVFWNVQVFDLAVNRDPGPTDDPVLLMANPQRPGHRPSELIDQQGQRIAVVLSDCTAPYWWDGTLLPMLQSWGATMPTAVWQVLPPWMWKRTALGRGTAVALANDGFGRANQWLKVQQQERDGEKAEARRLPLPVLTSDLRDLSRWSRMVAGDRRELTPGFLLPQAGGTVPRAKSYEATAQDLAEQLLDADPSLDPDTALDRALNTLAHERVERFLELASPEAQRLIMLLAAAPVITLPVVRLIRDAILEEVTSPLPVAEVFLSGLLQRLPGQADSELEQAVQNAAEQAEANPDGLDPVLPEAQDLVQYDFAPGVRPVLLEFLPPVDTIDVVNSVSAAVERRWNAIATEDFRAFLTDPTMPVAEELQGMRSFASVTADILEPLGGDYTEFTQALKRGAEQQPTSESEGFDLNDFPLQDFEYEVAEFINFPPLEPFEFIEAYFEEDEEKTTFPPPLQTEEFTVITVDLELLPRSLVAQSLESFEFMVATLYCHQAQKGIVNWEIQRRKHRADRYIEVLPDGVSVEMVAIPGGTFLMGSPETEIGHFSDRESPQRKVTIEPLFVGRYPITQEQWRTVAAMPRSKQLLLANPSHFQGYNLPVENVSWDDATEFCARLSAHTGRQYRLLREEEWEYACRAGTATPFHFGETITPELANYRGRVAYADGPQGIFQAKTTPVDSFGVANSFGLCDMHGNVFEWCHAEWGKHDTEDEEDPYWSIEFSYGPCFRRGGSWDDDPSSCRSAYRTDNMPDYRRNFIGFRICCSNFSPD; encoded by the coding sequence ATGCAGACAGGACAGGGCTCGGAGTCACCCACCAATGCTGTTAGCCGGTTAATCAGCCTGCTGGCCGAAGACCGCGCCCTTACCAGCATCGAAACCGCCGAGACCCTGTGGCTGGCCACCAAACTGGAGCGGCCTGCGCCCACCGAGTCAGAGCCTACTCCCCCGCCTGCTCCTGAGCCATTGCCCCCATTGCCTGTGGATCTGAGCGAGCCTCTGGAGCCAGAGCCATTGCCACCCGCACCGCCTACTCCCCAGGCCAACATCGCCACCCCCACCCCCCAGGCCGGAGTGCTGCCGCCCCAGACCCTGCCCGTGTGGCTAGCCGACCCGGCTATGCTGACCGATGCCCTGGCGGTGATTCGCGCCCTGCGGCCCCTGCTGCGCACCGTAGATACCGGCATCGGCACCCGCCTGGACGAAGCCGCCACCGTTGAAACCATTGCCCGCACGCGCCTCTGTCTGCCGGTGCTAGCGCCCGGGCAGCGGCCCTACTTCGACATCGTTTTGGTGGTCGATCGCAGCTCGTCGATGCATATCTGGCAGCGCCTGATCAAAGATGTGGTGCGCATTCTCAAGCGCTATGGGGTGTTTTGGAATGTGCAGGTGTTTGACCTGGCGGTGAACCGCGACCCCGGGCCAACCGACGACCCGGTGCTGCTGATGGCCAACCCCCAGCGCCCCGGCCACCGCCCCAGCGAACTGATCGACCAGCAGGGGCAGCGCATTGCCGTGGTGCTGAGCGACTGCACCGCCCCCTACTGGTGGGATGGCACACTGCTGCCCATGCTGCAAAGCTGGGGCGCGACTATGCCCACGGCGGTGTGGCAAGTGCTGCCCCCCTGGATGTGGAAGCGCACTGCCCTGGGGCGTGGCACCGCCGTGGCCCTGGCCAATGATGGGTTTGGTAGGGCCAACCAGTGGCTCAAGGTACAGCAGCAAGAGCGGGATGGGGAAAAAGCTGAGGCCAGACGCCTGCCCTTGCCAGTGCTCACCAGCGACCTGCGCGACCTGAGCCGCTGGAGCCGCATGGTGGCGGGCGATCGCCGTGAACTGACCCCTGGCTTTTTGCTGCCCCAGGCGGGTGGCACTGTGCCCCGAGCAAAGAGCTATGAGGCGACCGCCCAAGATCTGGCCGAGCAACTGCTCGACGCCGACCCTAGCCTCGACCCCGATACTGCCCTCGACCGGGCGCTCAATACCCTTGCCCACGAGCGGGTAGAACGTTTTCTAGAGCTGGCCTCCCCCGAGGCCCAGCGGCTAATCATGCTGCTGGCGGCAGCCCCGGTGATTACCCTGCCGGTGGTGCGGCTGATTCGCGATGCCATATTGGAGGAGGTGACGTCGCCCCTACCAGTGGCGGAAGTGTTTTTGAGTGGGCTGTTGCAGCGCCTGCCGGGGCAGGCCGACAGCGAGCTAGAGCAGGCGGTGCAGAATGCGGCGGAACAGGCTGAGGCTAACCCCGATGGGCTAGACCCAGTGCTGCCAGAGGCCCAAGACCTGGTGCAGTACGACTTTGCCCCTGGGGTTAGGCCGGTGCTGCTAGAGTTTTTGCCCCCGGTAGACACGATTGATGTGGTTAACAGTGTGTCTGCGGCAGTGGAGCGGCGGTGGAATGCGATCGCCACAGAAGATTTTCGGGCGTTTTTGACCGACCCGACAATGCCGGTGGCGGAGGAATTGCAGGGAATGCGATCGTTCGCCAGCGTCACCGCCGATATTTTGGAGCCGCTAGGGGGCGACTATACCGAGTTTACTCAAGCACTAAAGCGCGGGGCAGAGCAACAGCCCACCAGCGAATCAGAGGGATTTGACCTCAACGACTTTCCCCTCCAAGACTTTGAATACGAAGTTGCCGAGTTCATCAACTTCCCACCCCTCGAACCCTTCGAGTTCATCGAAGCCTACTTTGAAGAAGACGAGGAGAAAACCACTTTCCCACCCCCTCTACAAACTGAGGAATTCACGGTCATTACTGTTGATCTTGAGCTACTTCCCAGATCTCTAGTAGCACAAAGTTTGGAATCCTTTGAATTTATGGTGGCAACCCTCTACTGTCACCAAGCCCAAAAGGGGATTGTGAATTGGGAGATTCAACGCCGAAAGCATCGAGCCGATCGCTATATAGAAGTACTACCTGATGGCGTATCTGTAGAAATGGTCGCCATACCGGGGGGCACTTTTCTCATGGGTTCTCCAGAGACGGAGATAGGGCATTTTAGCGATCGAGAATCTCCTCAACGTAAAGTTACTATCGAGCCTCTGTTTGTGGGACGCTATCCAATAACACAAGAGCAATGGCGAACGGTAGCTGCTATGCCACGGTCAAAGCAACTTCTTCTTGCCAATCCTAGCCACTTTCAAGGATATAACCTTCCTGTAGAGAACGTGTCCTGGGATGATGCAACAGAATTTTGTGCTCGCCTTTCAGCCCACACAGGTCGTCAATATCGGTTACTTAGGGAAGAAGAGTGGGAGTACGCTTGTAGGGCAGGCACAGCAACTCCTTTTCATTTTGGTGAAACTATTACACCAGAGCTTGCGAACTACCGTGGTAGGGTTGCCTACGCTGATGGCCCGCAAGGGATATTTCAAGCTAAAACTACCCCAGTAGACTCTTTTGGAGTGGCTAATTCCTTTGGCCTTTGTGACATGCATGGGAATGTTTTTGAGTGGTGTCATGCTGAATGGGGGAAACACGATACTGAGGATGAAGAAGACCCGTATTGGTCAATTGAATTTAGTTATGGCCCGTGTTTCAGACGTGGTGGATCATGGGATGACGATCCAAGCTCTTGTCGATCTGCCTACCGCACTGACAACATGCCTGACTACCGTAGAAACTTTATTGGCTTTCGAATATGCTGTTCCAACTTTAGCCCAGATTGA
- a CDS encoding SUMF1/EgtB/PvdO family nonheme iron enzyme has product MPLIFLSYRRTSSEVARKIHDQLIRTYGSDAIFLDEKSIPLGINIRSYVRDTIRQCAVFLCLMDSNLLASLIASKEQDGDWPFPKDWVLIEISEALSVKDLTIIPVLIDVGMPRPEDLPRSLANLSYYNGIRILPERLDEDIPSLVRRIDRLIDDLSAVAPKTNSNSSSTKPCRKIQNRYGFSESFLQVETALLLHMALIPGGDFLMGSSESDPEYNKREYPKHRVSLSSFFMGRYPVTQAQYKAVMGSNPSSTYDEDRFISPNKPVVGVSWYDSVSFCERLAEITGRPYRLPTEAEWEYACRAGTTTPFHFGKTLTTEVANFDGNYTYASGPKGEFRNGTTSVDHFGIANAFGLSDMHGNVSEWCQDYWHENYENAPTDGTAWTEDGNPSYRVRRGGSWFFEPAFCRSAYRDDFGLPELSDSHIGFRVCCSAPAAFQ; this is encoded by the coding sequence ATGCCACTCATCTTTTTGTCCTACAGAAGAACAAGCTCTGAAGTCGCAAGAAAAATCCATGACCAACTTATTCGAACCTATGGATCGGATGCGATTTTTTTAGATGAAAAATCAATTCCTCTAGGAATTAATATTCGTTCTTATGTCAGAGACACTATTAGACAGTGCGCTGTCTTTCTATGTTTAATGGACTCAAATCTACTTGCCTCTCTTATTGCATCAAAAGAGCAAGATGGAGATTGGCCTTTTCCTAAAGACTGGGTTTTGATAGAAATATCAGAGGCTTTATCTGTCAAGGATCTGACCATAATTCCTGTATTGATTGATGTAGGAATGCCACGCCCAGAAGATCTGCCAAGAAGCTTGGCTAATCTTAGTTACTATAATGGAATTCGCATTCTTCCCGAACGCCTTGACGAAGATATTCCATCTTTAGTTAGAAGAATCGATCGATTGATTGACGACTTGTCAGCAGTTGCTCCAAAAACCAATTCAAACTCATCATCAACCAAGCCTTGCCGTAAAATTCAGAATCGATACGGCTTTTCGGAAAGCTTTTTGCAGGTAGAAACTGCTCTGCTGCTACATATGGCATTGATTCCAGGCGGAGACTTTCTAATGGGTTCTTCAGAGAGTGATCCAGAATACAACAAGAGGGAATATCCCAAGCACAGAGTTTCTTTGTCTTCCTTTTTTATGGGGCGCTATCCTGTAACCCAGGCTCAGTATAAAGCAGTGATGGGTAGTAATCCATCTAGTACGTACGATGAGGATCGCTTCATTTCGCCTAACAAACCTGTCGTTGGCGTATCTTGGTATGATTCAGTCAGTTTTTGTGAACGCTTGGCTGAGATAACTGGAAGACCTTACCGACTTCCAACAGAAGCCGAATGGGAATATGCCTGTAGGGCCGGAACTACGACGCCTTTTCACTTTGGCAAAACACTTACAACAGAAGTTGCTAATTTCGACGGTAATTACACTTATGCCAGCGGTCCGAAGGGAGAGTTTCGTAATGGAACAACCTCGGTAGACCATTTTGGCATTGCTAATGCCTTTGGCCTAAGCGATATGCATGGAAATGTTTCTGAATGGTGCCAAGATTACTGGCATGAAAACTATGAAAATGCTCCAACTGACGGCACCGCTTGGACAGAAGATGGCAATCCATCTTACCGAGTTAGGCGGGGCGGTTCCTGGTTCTTTGAGCCTGCTTTTTGCCGATCTGCCTACCGTGATGATTTTGGCCTTCCCGAGTTGAGTGATTCCCATATTGGGTTTCGGGTCTGCTGTTCCGCCCCTGCAGCATTTCAATAG